A DNA window from Gemmatimonas sp. contains the following coding sequences:
- a CDS encoding heme exporter protein CcmB, whose product MSEPVSRTGRTVTAGHRAPAFVADALRIAGKDLRIEFRTRSAFLAATVFAVLAVVIFRFTWDPTAIPAFDLAPGVLWVIFTFSGLLGLNRSFGLELSDRAYDGLLASQVSRESIFVGKVLANLVFVSGVQALALPAVALFFDLQVGSAWGVLIGIVLCASLGLAAVGTLFAAIASNTRLAELLLPMMTLPFFVPLVIPAAQTSAYILRGQPLEDAMPWFKLLLAFDLVFVTACIVVFPYTIEE is encoded by the coding sequence GTGAGCGAACCGGTGTCGCGCACGGGACGAACCGTGACCGCAGGGCACCGGGCGCCGGCGTTCGTGGCCGACGCGCTGCGCATTGCCGGCAAGGACCTCCGCATCGAGTTCCGCACGCGCAGTGCGTTTCTCGCGGCCACCGTGTTTGCCGTGCTCGCCGTGGTGATCTTCCGGTTCACGTGGGATCCCACCGCCATCCCGGCGTTCGACCTCGCGCCGGGGGTGCTCTGGGTGATCTTCACCTTTTCCGGGCTGCTGGGGCTGAACCGGTCGTTCGGGCTCGAGCTCTCCGACCGCGCGTACGACGGGCTCCTGGCCAGCCAGGTGAGCCGCGAAAGCATCTTCGTGGGAAAGGTTCTGGCCAATCTGGTGTTCGTAAGTGGGGTCCAGGCGCTGGCGCTTCCGGCGGTGGCGCTGTTCTTCGATCTTCAGGTGGGGAGCGCGTGGGGGGTGCTCATTGGCATCGTGCTCTGCGCGTCGCTGGGACTCGCCGCCGTGGGCACGCTGTTCGCCGCCATCGCGAGCAACACGCGACTGGCCGAGCTGCTGCTCCCCATGATGACGTTGCCGTTCTTCGTGCCGCTGGTGATCCCGGCGGCACAGACCTCGGCGTACATCCTTCGCGGTCAGCCGCTCGAGGATGCGATGCCCTGGTTCAAGCTGTTGCTCGCGTTCGACCTGGTCTTCGTGACGGCGTGCATCGTCGTCTTTCCGTACACGATCGAGGAGTAG